One genomic region from Arthrobacter sp. YN encodes:
- the rnc gene encoding ribonuclease III has translation MSSTEELLKRLGVSIDTETLRLALTHRSYAYENGGIPTNERLEFLGDSILGFSVTDSLYRENPTLPEGELAKRRSAVVSTRALAGIGRAIGVGEFIYLGQGEKLTDGKNKASILADTMEALIGATYLSNDMETARQLVMRLVGPLLKDAGALGAGTDWKTSIQELTASRQLGAIHYAVEGSGPDHARTFEAVLNIGGTPYGRGSGHSKKEAEQEAAADAWRALTALDPTAAGPASA, from the coding sequence ATGTCTTCAACTGAAGAGCTTCTGAAGCGTCTCGGTGTCTCGATTGACACCGAGACGCTTCGTCTTGCTCTGACACATCGCTCATACGCGTATGAGAACGGCGGGATTCCCACCAACGAGCGCCTCGAGTTCCTCGGCGACTCCATCCTGGGATTCTCCGTTACTGACTCTCTGTACCGTGAGAACCCCACGCTGCCTGAAGGCGAACTCGCAAAGCGGCGCTCCGCCGTCGTCAGTACGCGCGCCTTGGCCGGGATCGGCCGGGCCATTGGCGTTGGCGAGTTCATCTACCTCGGGCAAGGCGAGAAGCTGACCGACGGTAAGAACAAGGCCTCCATCCTGGCCGACACCATGGAAGCCTTGATTGGCGCCACCTATCTGTCCAACGACATGGAGACCGCCCGCCAATTGGTGATGCGGCTGGTGGGTCCGCTCCTCAAGGACGCCGGAGCCCTTGGCGCCGGCACTGACTGGAAGACGAGCATCCAGGAACTGACTGCCAGCCGGCAACTGGGCGCCATCCACTATGCCGTGGAAGGTTCCGGACCGGACCATGCCCGTACTTTTGAAGCCGTGCTGAACATCGGCGGAACCCCCTACGGACGGGGCTCGGGTCATTCCAAGAAGGAAGCGGAACAGGAAGCCGCCGCTGATGCCTGGCGTGCTCTGACTGCCTTGGATCCGACTGCTGCCGGACCTGCTTCCGCTTGA
- the rpmF gene encoding 50S ribosomal protein L32: MAVPKRKMSRANTRARRAQWKATAPNLVKTIENGQVTYSLPHQAKVVTDSAGTALFLEYKGRKVADA, encoded by the coding sequence GTGGCTGTTCCCAAGCGGAAAATGTCTCGCGCAAATACACGCGCCCGCCGTGCCCAGTGGAAGGCAACTGCCCCCAACTTGGTCAAGACCATCGAAAACGGTCAGGTTACCTACAGCCTGCCGCACCAGGCAAAGGTCGTTACTGACTCTGCCGGCACCGCGCTGTTCCTTGAATACAAGGGCCGCAAGGTCGCAGACGCCTAA
- a CDS encoding YceD family protein, with the protein MALVVKDLGRSPGTMRTLNEHVPAPSDLGVALIGVKEGSDIELDLRLEAVHEGILVSGTVIVDVTGECGRCLDPLAYDLEVNVQELFFYEGVELSGGEDDEEQRRVEYDLIDLEPVLRDAVVTMLPFQPVCREDCQGLCSECGARLEDEPGHHHEVIDPRWAALADLAKTDRQTD; encoded by the coding sequence TTGGCGCTGGTAGTCAAGGACCTTGGACGCAGTCCAGGGACCATGCGAACACTCAACGAGCATGTACCTGCGCCAAGTGACCTTGGTGTGGCGCTCATTGGCGTGAAGGAAGGCTCGGACATCGAGTTGGATCTTCGCCTTGAGGCCGTACACGAAGGAATTCTGGTATCCGGCACCGTTATCGTCGATGTAACCGGCGAGTGTGGCCGATGCCTGGATCCCCTTGCGTATGACCTTGAAGTCAATGTGCAAGAACTTTTCTTCTATGAAGGCGTAGAGCTTTCGGGCGGAGAAGACGATGAAGAGCAACGTCGAGTCGAGTACGATCTAATCGATCTTGAGCCGGTGTTGCGGGACGCAGTTGTCACTATGCTGCCGTTCCAGCCGGTGTGCCGGGAAGACTGCCAGGGTCTGTGCTCCGAATGCGGAGCGCGCCTGGAAGACGAGCCGGGGCACCACCACGAGGTCATTGACCCTCGCTGGGCTGCCCTAGCTGATCTGGCTAAGACTGACCGGCAAACCGATTAG
- the coaD gene encoding pantetheine-phosphate adenylyltransferase, with amino-acid sequence MRRAVCPGSFDPIHNGHLEVIARAAGLFDEVIVAVSTNYAKKYRFSLEDRMEMARETLASLRGIIVEPMGEGLLAEYCRHRGVSAIVKGLRSSSDFDYELPMATMNRQLAGVETVFLPAEAHYVHLSSTLIKEVNVLGGDISDFVPKSVLKRLLAGEPATEHPRKG; translated from the coding sequence ATGAGACGAGCGGTTTGCCCTGGATCCTTTGACCCTATCCACAACGGACATCTCGAAGTCATTGCCCGGGCCGCCGGCCTCTTTGACGAAGTCATTGTGGCCGTGTCCACCAACTACGCCAAAAAGTACAGGTTCAGCCTGGAAGACCGCATGGAAATGGCACGCGAAACGCTGGCGTCCCTTCGCGGAATCATCGTGGAGCCCATGGGCGAAGGACTGTTGGCTGAGTACTGCCGCCACCGGGGTGTATCGGCCATCGTCAAGGGCCTCCGCTCATCCTCTGATTTCGACTACGAATTGCCCATGGCCACCATGAACCGTCAGCTGGCCGGTGTGGAAACTGTGTTCCTTCCTGCTGAAGCGCACTATGTTCACTTGTCTTCGACACTCATCAAAGAGGTCAACGTTTTGGGAGGGGACATCTCGGATTTCGTCCCCAAGTCAGTGCTGAAACGTCTCCTCGCTGGCGAGCCTGCAACGGAACACCCGCGCAAGGGGTAG